The DNA region CCTCTTTTCCCGCGCACCGCTTCGGAGCTTGTCCGCTTCCGCATTCGCTGCGAAGTTCCTAGGCTAAGCGACGAATCGAGCCCTTGCCAAGCCAAAATCGCGGCGGCGCGCCCTCTTCCGATCCGCCACCCGCCGAAAAAAGAAAAAAGGCAGGGAAATGAGTTTGACAGCGCGGGCGCCAGGAGCTAGCAGAAAATGAACTTTTATGCGGATGGCACCCCGATCGCCTCTCAGCCATCGCAGGGAAAGTGTTCTCCTATGGCTCTGGGGGCTCGTCTTAATGCTCCTCCCGGGCCCCTATGCGAAAGCCGCTTCGGATTATGCGAAAGGCGCATCGGAGAAAGGAGCCTACCCTTGGCATAAGAACATTGTGACGACGGTCTTTTGGATTGGCCAGGGCCGAACTCCGATCAGCGCCGCCACGAATGTAGCCAGCGCTTGGGATGTCCACTGGACACGCAACTACGGCGGACTCGACGACCCGAACCGCCGTGTCGGCTTCCTTCCGCGGCGTTTCGCGGTCACCCTCAATCCCTTTTACGTGGCGCTACCGTTCAATGACGTCGCCTACCCCGATCTCGCCCGCCGATGGGTGCCTTGGTATCGGGAGCCCTCCCGCGCCAATCGCTACGTCTCGCAATGCAAGGGCCACTGGGTGCAGATCCGGCACAAAGGGAGGGTCGCCTACGCCCAATGGGAGGACGTCGGACCGCTTCGCGCCGACTTTCCCTCCTACGTCTTCGGAACGGACCGCCCCCGGGGGTACAACGGGGCCGGCCTCGACGTCTCGCCTGCGGTCCGGGACTACCTGGGCTTGCACGGGCTTGATCTGACCGATTGGCGCTTCGTCTCCGAAGAGGACGTCCCGCCGGGGCCGTGGATGAAGTATGGGGAGCAGGCGATTCTGCTGCGCGCCATCCTCAACGAAGAGCGGAGAGCCGCCGCGCAAGCCTCCTCGATGTTGGCCCCGGCCTTGTTCCCCGGCCGACGGTAGCGCCCGGCCCTCCCGCTTCCCGCCCTTCGCCTTCGCCCCCAATCGACTTGTCCTCGGTGCAGGCGGAATGCTACGGTTGCCGCAGGCCGCACGCCTGAGCGGTGCGCCTTCCCCGGCACGAGGAAAGCCCCGGCTTGCGGGGAGACCGGAGCGCTCGCCGACGTGGGCTATGGGACAGGGCAGGCCATGCGCAACGTCGTCTACTTTGACCTCGAGACCCAGAAAGGAGCCAATGAAGTCGGCGGGTGGCGCAACAAGGGCGCGATGCGGATGTCCCTGGGAGTGACCTACGGCACGGCTCGGCAAAGCTACCGGATCTACGCCGAGCCGGACATCGAAGAGCTTCTCCGGGACCTCCGGAGCGCGGACTTGGTAGTCGGATTCAATATTGTCGGATTTGATTTCCCCGTTCTCGAAGCGTACACCGTATTTGATCTTCAAGATCTGCCGACGCTGGATCTTCTTCGGGACGTCGAAGCCCGGACCGGACGGCGGATGAGCCTGGAGAACCTGGCCCGAGCGACCTTAGGCCTCGGGAAGACGGCGGAAGGGGTTCAGGCGCTGCGGTGGTGGAAAGAAGGCAAGCTCTTCCAAATCGCGGAATACTGCTGCTATGATGTGAAGATCACCCGCTTGCTGCATGAGCACGGCGCCCGCCATGGACAAATCTACTACTTTAACGAGCAGACGCAGCGGAAAGAAGTTATCCCGGTCTGCTGGAACCCTTCCTGAAGAGACGAAAGGAGCGTCCATGGGACGGACCACGCAGCAGAAGCTCGCGATCGCGGCGGTTCTCGAGGACGCGGAAAGCCCGCTGACCCCCCCG from Methylacidimicrobium sp. AP8 includes:
- a CDS encoding ribonuclease H-like domain-containing protein, coding for MRNVVYFDLETQKGANEVGGWRNKGAMRMSLGVTYGTARQSYRIYAEPDIEELLRDLRSADLVVGFNIVGFDFPVLEAYTVFDLQDLPTLDLLRDVEARTGRRMSLENLARATLGLGKTAEGVQALRWWKEGKLFQIAEYCCYDVKITRLLHEHGARHGQIYYFNEQTQRKEVIPVCWNPS